One Brassica napus cultivar Da-Ae chromosome A5, Da-Ae, whole genome shotgun sequence DNA window includes the following coding sequences:
- the LOC106439179 gene encoding uncharacterized protein LOC106439179, which produces MQTVSVDETKNTVVLRAEHRDEEGRKAVDKFELKTRNPETIKQVEKKLMEKGVQRMERHPADGIPLKKQPKSGHGGKYTWEGPDRVEDYEMQPDPPAMDEGDPNYDEEQAKKNTGGGGDDVAVELVKGEVEVAKEAPTGVARVEVDPRLISSP; this is translated from the coding sequence ATGCAGACGGTATCGGTGGACGAGACCAAAAACACGGTGGTGCTACGCGCTGAGCACCGGGACGAGGAAGGTCGGAAAGCTGTTGATAAGTTCGAGTTGAAGACACGAAACCCGGAGACGATCAAGCAAGTTGAGAAGAAGCTGATGGAGAAAGGCGTGCAACGGATGGAGAGGCACCCAGCCGACGGGATCCCGCTCAAGAAACAGCCCAAGTCCGGCCACGGTGGGAAGTACACGTGGGAGGGGCCTGACCGGGTGGAGGATTACGAGATGCAGCCGGATCCGCCGGCCATGGACGAAGGTGATCCGAACTACGACGAGGAGCAGGCGAAGAAGAAtaccggtggtggtggtgatgacgTGGCGGTGGAGCTTGTGAAAGGAGAGGTTGAGGTGGCCAAAGAAGCGCCGACAGGTGTTGCCAGGGTCGAGGTCGATCCTCGCTTGATCAGCTCTCCTTGA